A genomic region of Candidatus Marimicrobium litorale contains the following coding sequences:
- a CDS encoding DNA polymerase III subunit chi, with protein sequence MTLVGFYVVQSTQPGDRMRVAARLADKAFSRGHKIFINASDETEAKQLDELLWSFRASSFLPHGLFGQEHAETIGIGWGQDPDQHNDLLINLQLAIPPFFSRFARVAEIVTQEPASLDAQRQSWKFYRERGYQLEKHDL encoded by the coding sequence ATGACGCTGGTCGGCTTTTATGTCGTGCAGTCGACCCAACCGGGAGACCGCATGCGGGTTGCGGCCAGATTGGCAGACAAAGCTTTCAGTCGCGGCCACAAAATATTTATCAATGCCTCAGATGAGACTGAGGCAAAGCAACTGGATGAGCTGCTGTGGAGCTTTCGGGCCAGCAGCTTCCTGCCACACGGTTTATTCGGCCAGGAACATGCCGAAACCATTGGCATTGGCTGGGGCCAGGATCCCGACCAGCACAACGACCTGTTAATCAATCTGCAGCTGGCTATTCCTCCTTTTTTCAGCCGCTTTGCCCGTGTCGCAGAAATCGTAACTCAGGAACCTGCCAGCCTCGATGCACAACGGCAATCGTGGAAATTTTATCGAGAACGAGGTTACCAACTGGAAAAGCACGATCTTTAA